In Azospirillum sp. TSA2s, one genomic interval encodes:
- a CDS encoding GntR family transcriptional regulator has product MLNKIDVESGEPIARRVYRVLRQAIVTMQFRPGQALSEQEIADQLGVSRQPVREAFIKLSESGLLTIRPQRGTFVVKISVKQVLDARFVREAVETAVVRKACETITPAGIAELRDNLKAQWDIADEPVPVRFLELDEAFHRTIAIGAECEYAWRIVEETKAQMDRVRYLSVPYATPIRRLISQHQAVVEAIVARDPVKAEAAMGLHLREILTSLPELEGKFPDLFTLDDAAPPPPQKAASRNAGRARVAGAR; this is encoded by the coding sequence ATGCTGAACAAGATCGACGTGGAATCCGGCGAACCGATCGCGCGGCGCGTGTACCGGGTGCTGCGCCAAGCCATCGTGACGATGCAGTTCCGTCCCGGTCAAGCCCTGTCCGAGCAGGAGATCGCCGATCAGCTCGGCGTCAGCCGCCAGCCGGTGCGCGAAGCCTTCATCAAGCTGAGCGAGTCGGGACTGCTGACCATCCGGCCGCAGCGCGGGACTTTCGTCGTCAAGATCTCGGTCAAGCAGGTGCTCGACGCCCGCTTCGTGCGCGAGGCGGTGGAGACCGCCGTGGTGCGCAAAGCCTGCGAAACCATCACGCCGGCCGGTATCGCCGAACTGCGCGACAACCTGAAGGCTCAGTGGGACATCGCCGACGAACCGGTTCCGGTACGCTTCCTGGAACTGGACGAAGCCTTCCACCGGACCATCGCCATTGGGGCGGAGTGCGAGTATGCGTGGCGCATCGTCGAGGAGACGAAGGCCCAGATGGACCGCGTCCGTTATCTCAGCGTTCCCTATGCCACGCCGATCCGCCGGCTGATCTCGCAGCATCAGGCGGTGGTAGAGGCCATCGTCGCCCGCGACCCCGTCAAGGCGGAAGCGGCGATGGGGCTGCATCTGCGCGAAATCCTGACCTCCCTGCCCGAGTTGGAGGGCAAGTTTCCCGACCTGTTCACCCTGGATGACGCCGCACCCCCGCCTCCCCAGAAGGCGGCCTCCCGAAATGCGGGCCGCGCGAGGGTTGCCGGAGCGCGCTGA